A single Callithrix jacchus isolate 240 chromosome 4, calJac240_pri, whole genome shotgun sequence DNA region contains:
- the DCPH1 gene encoding damage-control phosphatase ARMT1 isoform X2, translating to MYRRIHEAIIQSPPINYFDVFKESKEQNFYESQESIIALCTHLQKLIKAIEDLDENQLKDEFFKLLQISLWGNKCDLSLSAGEGSSQKTDVVNSLEDLKPFILVNDVEHLWSLLRNCKKTREKASVISVYIVLDNSGFELVTDLILANFLLSSKLATEVHFYGKMIPWFVSDTTVHDFNWLIEQVKHANHKWMSKCGADWEDYIKMGKWVYHDHIFWTLPHEYCAMPQVAPDLYAELQKAHLILFKGDLNYRKLTGDRKWEFSVPFHQALNGFHPAPLCAIRTLKAEVQVGLQPGQGEQLMASEPSWWTTGKYGIFQYNGPL from the exons ATGTATCGTAGAATTCATGAAGCAATTATCCAGAG TCCACCAATCAATTACTTTGATGTATTTAAAGAATCAAaagagcaaaatttctatgaatctCAGGAATCTATCATTGCTTTATGTACTCACCTGCAAAAATTGATAAAAGCTATTGAAGACCTAGATGAAAATCAGCTGAAAGACGAGTTCTTTAAACTTCTGCAG atttcacTGTGGGGAAATAAGTGTGATCTGTCTCTCTCAGCTGGAGAAGGTAGTTCTCAGAAGACTGATGTAGTCAATTCATTGGAAGACCTAAAACCTTTCATTTTAGTGAATGATGTGGAACATCTTTGGTCATTGCTTAGGAATtgcaagaaaacaagagaaaaagctTCTGTTATTAGTGTGTATATTGTTCTCGATAATTCTGGATTTGAGCTTGTTACAGATTTAATATTAGCCAACTTCTTGTTGTCCTCGAAACTGGCTACTGAGGTTCATTTTTATGGAAAAATGATTCCATGGTTTGTTTCTGATACTACTGTACATGATTTTAATTGGTTAATTGAACAGGTAAAACATGCTAATCATAAATGGATGTCCAAGTGTGGGGCCGACTGGGAAGACTATATTAAAATGGGTAAATGGGTTTACCACGATCATATATTTTGGACTCTGCCTCATGAGTACTGTGCAATGCCTCAGGTTGCTCCCGACTTATATGCTGAACTACAGAAGgcacatttaattttattcaagGGTGATTTGAATTACAGGAAGTTGACAGGTGACAGAAAATGGGAGTTTTCTGTTCCATTTCATCAGGCTCTGAATGGCTTCCATCCCGCACCCCTCTGTGCCATAAGAACATTAAAAGCTGAAGTTCAGGTTggtctgcagcctgggcaaggggAGCAGCTTATGGCCTCTGAGCCCAGCTGGTGGACCACTGGGAAATACGGAATATTTCAGTACAATGGCCCCCTTTGA